GATGATAGGGGATTTCCACTCCCCCGAGGCACAGCCTCCTGCCCGCAACCAAGCGGTGCACGTCCATGCCGAACCCACAGCGCGTAACGCTTGACGACACGAAGCGCGCTAGGTCGCTTGGCGTAGTCAGCTTAATGTTTGCCTGCTCCCCTTCCACCACTGCGACTGCGTGGTTTAAAAGGCTGACTAGAGCGGCGTCGTCGGTAGCCGAAATGCCGCGAGATAACGCCTGCCTGTGGGCCTCCACTATCAGCTCGCGGCGGAAGCCTTGCGGGGTTTGCACCGCCACATAGTCGTCCCGCGTTAAGACTTTTGCCAATCGGTTGGAGCGAGCCTCGTAAACAGTGTCCGACAAGGGAATGCCTGGGAAACAGGCGCCGCCCTCTCGCGTAGCAGTAAGCACGCGGGTAATCAGCGCGGGTGACACAAACGGCCGCGCCCCGTCATGTATAAGGACATAGTGCGTCGTTTCCGGCACTGCCGCTAAGCCCGCATAGACCGACGCTTGGCGCGTCGCGCCGCCGGGCACTACCGTCACTGGCAGCGGGTAGGAAAGGCCTCTGAAAACACCTTCCTTACCTGCCGGCACAACTAAGTAAATCTCCGTCAGACCTGCCTGCACAAAGGCTTCGACTGTCCATTGGATTACTGGTTTGCCGTCAATCAGCATGGTTAACTTGTTGCCAAGTCCGCCCATGCGCGTGCTGCTCCCGGCGGCCGTGATAATTACCGCTGTATCCATAGACGCCTAGCGCAGCTTAGCGAAAATCATGCGCCCGGCCGAAGTCTGCAGCACCGAGGTGACAATCACCGGAACCGTGTCGCCGATATGCTTTCTGCCCTGTTCCACCACTATCATCGTGCCGTCTTCGAGGTAGGCGACTCCTTGCCCGTATTCCTTCCCCTCCCGCATCACTTGTATGCTCATTTCTTCGCCGGGGAGGACTACAGGTTTTAAGGCATTAGCGAGCTCGTTAATGTTGAGCACACTCACGCCCTGCACTTCGCACACCTTATTGAGGTTATAGTCGTTAGTTAAAATCTTGGCCTTTAAGTCCTGTGCCAGACGCACCAACTTGCTGTCGACCTCGCTTTGGTCGTCGTAATCGCGGCGGATAATCTCTACCCGTGCCCCGCTTTCTTTCTGAATGCTGTTTAGGACGTCGAGCCCGCGGCGCCCGCGGTTGCGGCGCAGGACATCAGGGCTGTCGGCGATGTGGCGCAGTTCCTCCAACACAAAAGCAGGAACAAGTAGCGTGCCTTCCAAGAAGCCGGTGCGTACGATGTCGAGAATGCGTCCGTCAATGATCACGCTAGTATCTAAGACCTTCGGTATGCCGCCGTTAATGGCTACGGGAGCGCTGCGGCGCTGCCCCGGCAGGAGAAGCGCGGCGATTTCATCGCTTTTAGTTACGGCAATGCGCAGGCCAAGATAGCCAAGTAGCACATACGCTCCAATCTTGAGATACGCGCCCACAAGCGGCACAATCTCAAGCGGGCGAGAGAGTAGGGTGGCCACAAGTAAGCCGACCGTAAGCCCAACGGCCCCCATAATCATGTCTTGTACAGGTATGCGCTGCACGTAGCTCTCGGCGATGTCGGCAAAGCGCAGGCAGATCGTTATCAACCAGGGGGAAATAAAATAAAAGATAAGTCCTCCAAGAAAAGCCCCCGCCACGTTGATGCTAACTGCCAAAAGACCCGAGAATTCCTGCCCAGACAGCTGCTCCACAAACGGCAAGAGCGCGGACACGAGGCTGTACACCGACAAGGCCCCGCCGAGGACTAGAACTGCGCGTGCGATTTTTCTCCCCATAGGTGACACTCCCTTTCTGACTAAGTTATTTACTGACCCTAAATATAGCACATTCCGGGGCAAAAAAAAGGACTTGGTGAAGTTTTTGGCTCAGGAGCAGGCATTTTGTACTAGGTGCTGCGCCGCTTCCTCGCTCACGTTCTCCACCAATATAAGTTCGCTCACCAAAATCTGCCGCGCTGTCTCGAGCATGCGCTTCTCGCCTGTCGACAGGCCCTTGCTCCTCTCGCGCGCACAAAGTGTGCTTACCACCTCGGCTACCGCTAGGATGCAACCCGTGCGCAGCTTCTCAAGGTTGGCACGATAGCGGCGATTCCAGTTCCCCTGTTCCTCCGCGTGCAGTGCTCGCAACACAGACAACACGCGTGGAACCTCGCTTTGCGCTACTATCTGCCTGAGGCCCATGTGATCCACATTGTTTTGCGGAATATAGACCTTCATCTCCCCTAAGGGTATGCGCATCACATAATAACTTTGCCTTGCGCCCAGTATTTCGCGCACCTCAACCGCTTCAATGACGCCCGCCCCATGCATGGGGTACACAACTTTGTCGCCAATGCCGAACAACCGCTTCACCCCCTACCCTTGATGTTACCATTGCCTAGGGGTATAGTCAAGAAATTTAGTATTTTATCATAGGGAAACGGGCGGTGTCAACAGCGAGTTTGAAACAAAAAGAACCGTCCCTTTTGTTTTCCGTCTTGCCTCTTGTTTCTTGGTTGACAAGGGTAGTGGCGTGTAAGATAATCTAGCTATGGGGGTGACTGTCTTGGGAGAGTTCTGCACAGAGTTTCAGCACACCGTAGGCGAGTACTTAGTAAGGCATCGCAGCATCCTTGACGCATTAACCAAGTTTCAGGAATCCTGCGCTAGGGTTAACCGCGCAGTAGCTAAGGCCGCCACAACCTGTGGGTGCATCGAAATTGACGTAAGCAAGCAGAAGTTGCCGGAGAGCTTGCTTATCCAAGACTTTAAGCAGATGTCAAGCACACATATCGACGGCGAGTTGTGCGACCACTGCAAGGATGTGGTGGAGGCCGAGCTTGGCAACAATCTGTTCTACCTCGCCGCCATCTGTCAGCTCTTGGGGTTTGAGTTAAACGATATCGTCACCAAGGAGCGAGAACGAGTTTCTGCACTAGGGTATTTTAAAATGGGGTAGGCGCACGCCTACCCCTTTCGCTTTGCTCTTTGCTCCTCGCGCTTCCTAATTGCCGCTGCCTTGCCCCGCTCGTACTTTATGCGCCAAGCATGCGGAAGCCGCCGCCACAGCATCCCGTGCCAGCCAAAGCCCATCAGCGCATAGAGCACTAAGGGGATAAAAACAAATCGTCTGGCAAACCACAGCATTAGCACCGTGGCGACCATAAAAGCAGCCAACATACCCGCGCTACGCGGAAGGCTCACGGTCTTAAAATCAGGGTAAGGCACACGACTGACCATAAGCACGGCTAACGTGAGGAAAGTAAGCGGCAGAAAGAAGTCCGGCAAAAGCTGATAATAAAGCGTGGCCGTCGCGGCAATTCCTCCCGCGGCGGTAATGGGCAAGCCTGTGAAAGCCCCAGGCCTCACCGCAGGTTGCGAATTAAAGCGAGCAAGCCGTATGGCCCCGGCAAACACAAAAGCTGCGCCGGCGACGTGCGCAAGATAGTACTCCGACAGCAGGGCAAGCATTAGCGTAACAGGCGCCACTCCGAAGGTCACGACATCGGCCAAAGCGTCAAGCTCCTTACCGAAGCTGCTGGTGACATCTAAGAGGCGCGCCAGGCGGCCGTCGACGCCGTCAAGAAACATGCCCACAATTACTACAAATGAGGCCAGCCGCCACTCGCCGGTCATGGCCAGATAAATGGCCAACACGCCTAGGTACAAGTTGCCTAGGGTAAACGCGGAAGGGATGTATCTTCTAACCCATTGCGCCACGCTTAATCACCCCTATCACCGTTTCTCCCCCTACTACGCGCTCCCCCTTCTTAACCCGCACCTTTGTTTCGGGGGGCATAAACATCTGTAGAGACGAACCAAACTTCATTAGGCCAAACTTCTCGCCGCGCTCAAGCTCGTCGCCTACTTTAACCCAGCACACAACGCGCCGCGCTAGGACGCCTACAATCTGCACGAGGAGGCACTGCGTCTCGTTGTTCTTCACCGCTACATAATTGCGTTCGTTGACGGAAGGGGCCTCCGCTAGGTAGGCCGGCCTAAACTGCCCGGGCCGGTGCTCGACCGCCGTAACCCGTCCGCTGATGGGCACCCGATTGACATGCACGTCTAGCGGACTTAAAAAGATCGTCACCATCTGAGCGGGCCCACGAAAAAGATAGGGGTCGTGTACAACATCCACGACCATCACCTTACCGTCGGCCGGGGCGAGGAAATCGATCTCAGCGTCATTCGCGGCGGGATGACGGCGCACGGGATCGCGAAAGAAGTAAAGAAGAAAGCCAAGCAGTAGAAATGGCAAGCTAAGCAGCAGCGGGTGAACAAAGAAGAGCACGGCCGCGAAGAGCGCCAGTAGGACGAGGTAAGTGCGCCCTTCCCGCAGCAAGAGCCTCATGCTTGGTGCCTCAGATTAAAGACCTGCTCTTCTAGCCTTTCTAGGCCGTTCTTTACCGCCCTAGCGCGCACTTCCCCGATGCCCTCAACCTCGTCAAGTTCTTCAAGCGACGCATGCAGAATGCCCTGAAAATCTGCGAACGCCGCTACCAGGTTCTTAATTACAGCCTCAGGCAGGCGCTGGATTCTGCTCAGCAAGCGGTACCCTGCCGGGGCAATGGCCTGGTCTAGCGCATTGATGCTCACGCCATGGCCGAGGATGCGGCAGACGTTTAA
The sequence above is a segment of the Selenomonadales bacterium genome. Coding sequences within it:
- a CDS encoding 2-C-methyl-D-erythritol 2,4-cyclodiphosphate synthase; translation: MDTAVIITAAGSSTRMGGLGNKLTMLIDGKPVIQWTVEAFVQAGLTEIYLVVPAGKEGVFRGLSYPLPVTVVPGGATRQASVYAGLAAVPETTHYVLIHDGARPFVSPALITRVLTATREGGACFPGIPLSDTVYEARSNRLAKVLTRDDYVAVQTPQGFRRELIVEAHRQALSRGISATDDAALVSLLNHAVAVVEGEQANIKLTTPSDLARFVSSSVTRCGFGMDVHRLVAGRRLCLGGVEIPYHLGLLGHSDADVLTHAIMDALLGAVGLGDIGQHFPDSDERYRGAASLLLLREVAALLKTHHAEPTHIDVTLLLEAPKIGPYREAMRRNIAATLGLTESQVNIKATTNEGLGFVGAGEGAVCYVAATVRVDQRMGEAIR
- a CDS encoding TRAM domain-containing protein — encoded protein: MGRKIARAVLVLGGALSVYSLVSALLPFVEQLSGQEFSGLLAVSINVAGAFLGGLIFYFISPWLITICLRFADIAESYVQRIPVQDMIMGAVGLTVGLLVATLLSRPLEIVPLVGAYLKIGAYVLLGYLGLRIAVTKSDEIAALLLPGQRRSAPVAINGGIPKVLDTSVIIDGRILDIVRTGFLEGTLLVPAFVLEELRHIADSPDVLRRNRGRRGLDVLNSIQKESGARVEIIRRDYDDQSEVDSKLVRLAQDLKAKILTNDYNLNKVCEVQGVSVLNINELANALKPVVLPGEEMSIQVMREGKEYGQGVAYLEDGTMIVVEQGRKHIGDTVPVIVTSVLQTSAGRMIFAKLR
- a CDS encoding CarD family transcriptional regulator produces the protein MFGIGDKVVYPMHGAGVIEAVEVREILGARQSYYVMRIPLGEMKVYIPQNNVDHMGLRQIVAQSEVPRVLSVLRALHAEEQGNWNRRYRANLEKLRTGCILAVAEVVSTLCARERSKGLSTGEKRMLETARQILVSELILVENVSEEAAQHLVQNACS
- a CDS encoding DUF1573 domain-containing protein: MGEFCTEFQHTVGEYLVRHRSILDALTKFQESCARVNRAVAKAATTCGCIEIDVSKQKLPESLLIQDFKQMSSTHIDGELCDHCKDVVEAELGNNLFYLAAICQLLGFELNDIVTKERERVSALGYFKMG
- the pssA gene encoding CDP-diacylglycerol--serine O-phosphatidyltransferase produces the protein MAQWVRRYIPSAFTLGNLYLGVLAIYLAMTGEWRLASFVVIVGMFLDGVDGRLARLLDVTSSFGKELDALADVVTFGVAPVTLMLALLSEYYLAHVAGAAFVFAGAIRLARFNSQPAVRPGAFTGLPITAAGGIAATATLYYQLLPDFFLPLTFLTLAVLMVSRVPYPDFKTVSLPRSAGMLAAFMVATVLMLWFARRFVFIPLVLYALMGFGWHGMLWRRLPHAWRIKYERGKAAAIRKREEQRAKRKG
- a CDS encoding phosphatidylserine decarboxylase, with the translated sequence MRLLLREGRTYLVLLALFAAVLFFVHPLLLSLPFLLLGFLLYFFRDPVRRHPAANDAEIDFLAPADGKVMVVDVVHDPYLFRGPAQMVTIFLSPLDVHVNRVPISGRVTAVEHRPGQFRPAYLAEAPSVNERNYVAVKNNETQCLLVQIVGVLARRVVCWVKVGDELERGEKFGLMKFGSSLQMFMPPETKVRVKKGERVVGGETVIGVIKRGAMG